In Silene latifolia isolate original U9 population chromosome X, ASM4854445v1, whole genome shotgun sequence, the following proteins share a genomic window:
- the LOC141623338 gene encoding RING-H2 finger protein ATL78-like, which translates to MFSPTLPPLFYKELMNLQYSRRLLLNNGATARASPPANSPVDPTEPYNGSNGFDANVVMVLSVLLCALICSLGLNSIIKCAIRCSGFRSTGSSNRDPSAKLANTGIKKKALKTFAVVNYSPDLKLPGLATECVICLSEFSLGDKVRLLPKCQHGFHVRCIDKWLNSHSSCPTCRHCLIETCQKIVGCDQASSSQPGTLSQESQPTEATLVSIAPLEREEMIRCFRGSS; encoded by the coding sequence atgtttagTCCTACACTCCCTCCTCTATTCTACAAAGAGCTAATGAACCTTCAATACTCAAGAAGGTTATTGCTAAACAACGGAGCAACAGCCCGTGCATCACCCCCAGCAAATAGCCCTGTTGATCCAACAGAGCCTTACAATGGCAGCAATGGCTTTGacgccaatgttgtaatggtttTATCAGTGTTATTATGTGCTTTAATTTGCTCACTAGGCCTAAATTCCATAATCAAGTGTGCCATACGATGCTCGGGTTTCAGATCAACAGGGTCTAGCAACAGAGACCCCTCTGCTAAGTTGGCAAACACAGGCATCAAGAAAAAAGCCTTAAAGACCTTTGCAGTAGTAAATTACTCACCAGACCTTAAGCTTCCAGGTCTTGCTACTGAATGTGTTATATGCTTGTCAGAGTTCAGTTTGGGAGACAAAGTGAGGCTCCTCCCCAAATGCCAACACGGATTTCATGTCAGGTGTATTGATAAATGGCTCAATTCCCACTCTTCTTGCCCTACCTGCAGGCATTGTTTAATTGAGACATGTCAGAAAATCGTTGGCTGTGATCAGGCCAGCTCATCACAGCCAGGCACGCTGTCACAGGAGTCACAGCCAACTGAGGCAACTTTAGTAAGCATAGCACCATTGGAGCGTGAAGAAATGATACGGTGTTTCAGGGGTAGTAGTTAG